A window of the Vigna angularis cultivar LongXiaoDou No.4 chromosome 3, ASM1680809v1, whole genome shotgun sequence genome harbors these coding sequences:
- the LOC108342995 gene encoding nuclear pore complex protein NUP1 isoform X2: MATEEKEKGYEGGAGAGGKFRKRPFRGRTQTTPYDRPPTSLRNPNTNSSNNNGWFSKLLDPTQRLITHSAHSLFSSLFRKRLPPPPPPETEHEVKNSSQEEAVFVASNSSGLQEIPVGVSDTQINCSDEGGLTELEKLLKQKTFSRSEIDHLTALMRSRTVDAPVREEEKGTGVVPSEPVVQSGQKECPKTLAIENGIENTVVVTPRVISSFPIEDVASPAELAKSYMGSRHSKVSSSVLGVQTSALWEDPTLVNREKFSLKSPIMTIVPRTTKYAAVHENGFMTSRSRGRSAIYNMARTPYARIYPTSRLKGGDHAVEDEPSFSSQSAFNHDVLSGSKTGAVKRRSSVLDNDIGSVGPVRRTRQKSNLLYSKGSSSLISGSSLSVDRNQMVVNASQQGSSMQKPILLDEVKHSHMKLSKENVDGTIPSLSSPPLPSKSSEMASKIMQQLDKLVSPKEKSSESRLTIVNDNPPTKLSPSMLRGQALQSMETVDSSKLLNNMHGNNLDGPFGNLSGSAQNQKLNSQRDKVENGPLKLVAPTDGLLPLITTEDATKTSNKVLSTAKSGDSFMIKSVSDLPRKKRAFHMSAHEDFLDLDDDDYPNGAVSSFSLLEKEMTSSTAVTGETNSSHEATEQENPSAMSKTSTIDVTATPNGSVAKPPLFISENKVVSSREFTAPSSPPKEITKSGPTFGLEKVVSSKDRAADAPMVEFGSNKNVNKVLPVPFTASSSIGAEPSFLKFSASFSNLGSSISTNTVAGTTDSMPKVRESDNGNAESTNDTESSVKASELASSSAASTSFLTSSKSIVNFGHNSNQNNGSLASPSFSSFPPPVSGNFTSPNIFSSLPAVQSSAINMADSNGSSMASMTTGKMASSNSSSSTPVVASSYPTTSVFKFGSSPVPSTSLPLSSSGLEPLETKRSQDAGAGSLSCTAFGSSSAGIGNFGFISSATKTVNSLSRSVVGASSGSVHSAQASTTIGLEACTQTQSVPFGSSASSPSYGLTGNTTFSLSSFSSPSSSPSFSSGSSLFSSSPAINVMNSGTTFGLSTSASSSAVNSLSSNTSTSSTLFGSSWQPSKSPFGSTFNSSSLSSSGLSLGTSTASVSSPTMFLSTSSASTPQFSFTSAAASISTQHAFGSPTPAFAFGSAPVNNQKMSMEDGMAEDTVQATTPATSVFRQQPGPLQSNFVFGASTPPAASSFQFGSQQNIALQNPSFQTSGSVGGSFSLGTGGGDKSGRRIVKAKHKQRKK, from the exons ATGGCGAccgaagagaaagagaagggaTACGAAGGGGGAGCGGGAGCAGGAGGCAAGTTTCGCAAACGCCCCTTCCGCGGCAGGACCCAAACGACGCCGTACGATCGCCCCCCAACCTCACTCAGAAACCCTAACACgaacagcagcaacaacaatGGTTGGTTCTCCAAGCTTCTGGATCCCACTCAGAGGTTAATCACTCACAGCGCTCACTCTCTCTTCTCCTCCCTTTTCCGCAAGCgccttcctcctcctcctcctccag AGACGGAACATGAAGTGAAGAACAGTAGTCAGGAAGAGGCCGTCTTT GTTGCAAGCAATTCCTCTGGCCTGCAAGAAATACCTGTTGGTGTAAGTGATACTCAAATTAATTGTTCTGATGAGGGTGGATTAACTGAACTTGAGAAACTATTAAAACAGAAGACTTTCAGCAG ATCTGAGATTGATCATTTGACAGCACTTATGCGTTCAAGAACTGTGGATGCACctgttagggaagaagaaaaggggACAGGCGTGGTTCCCTCAGAACCAGTGGTGCAAAGTGGACAAAAGGAGTGTCCCAAAACACTGGCAATAGAAAATGGGATTGAAAATACTGTTGTTGTAACCCCACGTGTTATTTCAAGT TTTCCTATTGAAGATGTTGCTTCACCTGCGGAGCTTGCAAAGTCTTACATGGGTAGCAGGCATTCCAAAGTATCCTCTTCAGTTTTAGGTGTTCAAACATCTGCACTCTGGGAGGATCCAACTCTTGTAAACAGGGAAAAGTTTTCTCTTAAATCCCCTATTATGACCATTGTGCCTAGGACTACTAAATATGCTGCAGTTCATGAAAATGGTTTTATGACCTCAAGATCTCGTGGAAGATCTGCAATATATAATATGGCTCGAACACCATATGCCAGAATTTATCCAACATCCAGACTAAAG GGTGGTGACCATGCTGTTGAAGATGAGCCATCATTTTCAAGTCAGTCTGCATTTAATCATGATGTGCTTTCTGGATCTAAAACAGGG GCAGTAAAACGTAGAAGTTCAGTTTTGGATAATGATATAGGATCTGTTGGTCCTGTTCGCAGAACTCGCCAGAAGTCTAATCTTCTATATTCAAAAGGCTCGAGCTCACTTATTTCTGGTAGCTCTTTGTCTGTGGATAGGAATCAAATGGTTGTGAATGCTTCACAGCAAGGGTCTTCCATGCAGAAGCCTATTCTGCTGGATGAAGTTAAGCATAGCCATATGAAATTATCCAAGGAAAATGTGGATGGCACTATACCTAGTTTGAGCTCTCCCCCTTTGCCCTCAAAATCAAGTGAAATGGCTTCAAAAATAATGCAGCAACTAGATAAGTTGGTTTCTCCAAAAGAGAAATCATCTGAATCAAGGCTAACAATTGTGAATGATAATCCACCAACAAAGTTGTCGCCTTCCATGCTACGTGGACAGGCTCTTCAAAGCATGGAAACGGTAGATTCATCAAAATTGCTGAACAATATGCATGGTAATAACTTAGATGGCCCATTTGGAAATTTGTCAGGTAGTGCTCAGAATCAGAAGTTAAATTCTCAAAGAGACAAGGTTGAAAATGGTCCATTGAAGCTTGTTGCTCCTACCGATGGATTACTTCCACTCATAACAACTGAAGATGCTACAAAAACAAGTAATAAAGTCTTGTCTACTGCAAAATCTGGGGattcttttatgataaaatCTGTTTCTGATCTGCCACGAAAGAAGAGGGCATTCCATATGAGTGCCCATGAG GATTTTCTGGATCTGGACGATGATGATTATCCAAATGGAGCAgtctcttccttttctcttcttgaGAAAGAAATGACAAGCTCCACTGCTGTGACGGGGGAAACTAATTCTAGTCATGAAGCAACGGAACAGGAGAATCCATCAGCAATGTCTAAGACTTCTACAATAGATG TTACGGCTACACCAAATGGATCAGTTGCTAAACCTCCCTTGTTTATATCTGAGAATAAAGTGGTTTCGTCAAGAGAGTTCACAGCTCCTAGTTCTCCACCGAAGGAGATAACCAAATCAGGTCCTACATTTGGGTTGGAAAAAGTTGTATCATCAAAGGATCGTGCTGCTGATGCTCCAATGGTGGAATTTGGCTCcaataaaaatgtaaacaaGGTTCTTCCCGTGCCATTCACTGCTTCATCATCCATTGGTGCTGAACCATCTTTTCTGAAATTCAGTGCTTCTTTTTCAAACCTGGGAAGTTCAATCAG CACAAATACTGTTGCTGGTACAACTGATTCGATGCCAAAAGTTCGTGAATCTGATAATGGTAATGCTGAGAGTACTAATGATACTGAATCTTCTGTTAAGGCATCAGAACTTGCTAGCTCATCTGCAGCATCAACATCATTTTTGACATCATCCAAGAGTATAGTCAATTTTGGGCACAATTCAAATCAAAATAATGGGTCTCTTGCAAGCCCTTCGTTCTCTTCTTTTCCACCCCCTGTATCTGGTAATTTTACCAGTCCGAATATATTCAGTAGTTTACCTGCTGTTCAAAGCAGTGCCATTAACATGGCAGATTCTAATGGCAGTAGCATGGCAAGTATGACGACTGGCAAAATGGCATCAAGTAATAGCAGTTCTTCTACCCCAGTGGTGGCATCTTCATATCCGACAACTTCTGTTTTCAAATTTGGATCCTCTCCTGTCCCATCAACAAGCTTACCTCTATCATCTTCTGGTTTAGAGCCGCTGGAAACTAAAAGAAGTCAGGATGCAGGAGCTGGTAGTCTTAGCTGCACTGCCTTTGGTAGCTCATCTGCAGGGATTGGTAATTTTGGCTTCATCTCTTCGGCAACTAAAACTGTAAATAGCCTCTCGAGATCTGTTGTTGGTGCTAGTAGTGGTTCTGTGCATAGTGCCCAGGCTTCTACCACCATTGGGTTAGAAGCCTGTACTCAGACCCAGTCAGTTCCATTTGGTTCATCTGCATCTTCCCCGTCATATGGGTTAACTGGGAACACAACTTTTTCTTTGAGTAGTTTTTCATCTCCTTCATCCAgcccttctttttcttctgggAGTTCGTTATTTTCCTCTAGTCCTGCCATAAATGTCATGAATTCTGGCACAACTTTTGGACTTAGCACCTCGGCTTCCTCTTCAGCAGTAAACTCCCTTAGCTCCAATACCAGTACAAGTTCTACTTTATTTGGGTCTAGTTGGCAGCCCAGCAAGTCTCCATTTGGTTCCACATTTAATTCGTCATCTTTGTCTTCATCTGGACTTTCCCTTGGAACATCCACCGCTTCTGTCAGTTCACCAACAATGTTTTTATCGACCTCCAGTGCATCAACTCCTCAATTTTCATTCACTTCAGCTGCAGCATCTATCTCAACACAACATGCTTTTGGAAGTCCTACTCCCGCCTTTGCATTTGGCTCAGCTCCTGTTAATAATCAGAAGATGAGTATGGAAGATGGTATGGCTGAGGATACAGTTCAAGCAACAACACCTGCCACTTCTGTATTTCGTCAGCAACCTGGCCCACTTCAATCAAATTTTGTATTTGGTGCATCAACTCCACCGGCAGCCAGTTCTTTCCAGTTTGGTAGTCAACAGAATATTGCTCTGCAGAACCCTTCTTTTCAGACTTCTGGCAGTGTAGGTGGGAGTTTCTCATTGGGCACAGGTGGTGGTGACAAATCTGGTCGAAGAATTGTGAAAGCTAAACACAAACAGCGAAAGAAGTAG
- the LOC108342995 gene encoding nuclear pore complex protein NUP1 isoform X1, with translation MATEEKEKGYEGGAGAGGKFRKRPFRGRTQTTPYDRPPTSLRNPNTNSSNNNGWFSKLLDPTQRLITHSAHSLFSSLFRKRLPPPPPPETEHEVKNSSQEEAVFVASNSSGLQEIPVGVSDTQINCSDEGGLTELEKLLKQKTFSRSEIDHLTALMRSRTVDAPVREEEKGTGVVPSEPVVQSGQKECPKTLAIENGIENTVVVTPRVISSFPIEDVASPAELAKSYMGSRHSKVSSSVLGVQTSALWEDPTLVNREKFSLKSPIMTIVPRTTKYAAVHENGFMTSRSRGRSAIYNMARTPYARIYPTSRLKGGDHAVEDEPSFSSQSAFNHDVLSGSKTGAVKRRSSVLDNDIGSVGPVRRTRQKSNLLYSKGSSSLISGSSLSVDRNQMVVNASQQGSSMQKPILLDEVKHSHMKLSKENVDGTIPSLSSPPLPSKSSEMASKIMQQLDKLVSPKEKSSESRLTIVNDNPPTKLSPSMLRGQALQSMETVDSSKLLNNMHGNNLDGPFGNLSGSAQNQKLNSQRDKVENGPLKLVAPTDGLLPLITTEDATKTSNKVLSTAKSGDSFMIKSVSDLPRKKRAFHMSAHEDFLDLDDDDYPNGAVSSFSLLEKEMTSSTAVTGETNSSHEATEQENPSAMSKTSTIDGKAHIGTAYKSKVGEKVDVSIFSSSSNLDPTYKPVTATPNGSVAKPPLFISENKVVSSREFTAPSSPPKEITKSGPTFGLEKVVSSKDRAADAPMVEFGSNKNVNKVLPVPFTASSSIGAEPSFLKFSASFSNLGSSISTNTVAGTTDSMPKVRESDNGNAESTNDTESSVKASELASSSAASTSFLTSSKSIVNFGHNSNQNNGSLASPSFSSFPPPVSGNFTSPNIFSSLPAVQSSAINMADSNGSSMASMTTGKMASSNSSSSTPVVASSYPTTSVFKFGSSPVPSTSLPLSSSGLEPLETKRSQDAGAGSLSCTAFGSSSAGIGNFGFISSATKTVNSLSRSVVGASSGSVHSAQASTTIGLEACTQTQSVPFGSSASSPSYGLTGNTTFSLSSFSSPSSSPSFSSGSSLFSSSPAINVMNSGTTFGLSTSASSSAVNSLSSNTSTSSTLFGSSWQPSKSPFGSTFNSSSLSSSGLSLGTSTASVSSPTMFLSTSSASTPQFSFTSAAASISTQHAFGSPTPAFAFGSAPVNNQKMSMEDGMAEDTVQATTPATSVFRQQPGPLQSNFVFGASTPPAASSFQFGSQQNIALQNPSFQTSGSVGGSFSLGTGGGDKSGRRIVKAKHKQRKK, from the exons ATGGCGAccgaagagaaagagaagggaTACGAAGGGGGAGCGGGAGCAGGAGGCAAGTTTCGCAAACGCCCCTTCCGCGGCAGGACCCAAACGACGCCGTACGATCGCCCCCCAACCTCACTCAGAAACCCTAACACgaacagcagcaacaacaatGGTTGGTTCTCCAAGCTTCTGGATCCCACTCAGAGGTTAATCACTCACAGCGCTCACTCTCTCTTCTCCTCCCTTTTCCGCAAGCgccttcctcctcctcctcctccag AGACGGAACATGAAGTGAAGAACAGTAGTCAGGAAGAGGCCGTCTTT GTTGCAAGCAATTCCTCTGGCCTGCAAGAAATACCTGTTGGTGTAAGTGATACTCAAATTAATTGTTCTGATGAGGGTGGATTAACTGAACTTGAGAAACTATTAAAACAGAAGACTTTCAGCAG ATCTGAGATTGATCATTTGACAGCACTTATGCGTTCAAGAACTGTGGATGCACctgttagggaagaagaaaaggggACAGGCGTGGTTCCCTCAGAACCAGTGGTGCAAAGTGGACAAAAGGAGTGTCCCAAAACACTGGCAATAGAAAATGGGATTGAAAATACTGTTGTTGTAACCCCACGTGTTATTTCAAGT TTTCCTATTGAAGATGTTGCTTCACCTGCGGAGCTTGCAAAGTCTTACATGGGTAGCAGGCATTCCAAAGTATCCTCTTCAGTTTTAGGTGTTCAAACATCTGCACTCTGGGAGGATCCAACTCTTGTAAACAGGGAAAAGTTTTCTCTTAAATCCCCTATTATGACCATTGTGCCTAGGACTACTAAATATGCTGCAGTTCATGAAAATGGTTTTATGACCTCAAGATCTCGTGGAAGATCTGCAATATATAATATGGCTCGAACACCATATGCCAGAATTTATCCAACATCCAGACTAAAG GGTGGTGACCATGCTGTTGAAGATGAGCCATCATTTTCAAGTCAGTCTGCATTTAATCATGATGTGCTTTCTGGATCTAAAACAGGG GCAGTAAAACGTAGAAGTTCAGTTTTGGATAATGATATAGGATCTGTTGGTCCTGTTCGCAGAACTCGCCAGAAGTCTAATCTTCTATATTCAAAAGGCTCGAGCTCACTTATTTCTGGTAGCTCTTTGTCTGTGGATAGGAATCAAATGGTTGTGAATGCTTCACAGCAAGGGTCTTCCATGCAGAAGCCTATTCTGCTGGATGAAGTTAAGCATAGCCATATGAAATTATCCAAGGAAAATGTGGATGGCACTATACCTAGTTTGAGCTCTCCCCCTTTGCCCTCAAAATCAAGTGAAATGGCTTCAAAAATAATGCAGCAACTAGATAAGTTGGTTTCTCCAAAAGAGAAATCATCTGAATCAAGGCTAACAATTGTGAATGATAATCCACCAACAAAGTTGTCGCCTTCCATGCTACGTGGACAGGCTCTTCAAAGCATGGAAACGGTAGATTCATCAAAATTGCTGAACAATATGCATGGTAATAACTTAGATGGCCCATTTGGAAATTTGTCAGGTAGTGCTCAGAATCAGAAGTTAAATTCTCAAAGAGACAAGGTTGAAAATGGTCCATTGAAGCTTGTTGCTCCTACCGATGGATTACTTCCACTCATAACAACTGAAGATGCTACAAAAACAAGTAATAAAGTCTTGTCTACTGCAAAATCTGGGGattcttttatgataaaatCTGTTTCTGATCTGCCACGAAAGAAGAGGGCATTCCATATGAGTGCCCATGAG GATTTTCTGGATCTGGACGATGATGATTATCCAAATGGAGCAgtctcttccttttctcttcttgaGAAAGAAATGACAAGCTCCACTGCTGTGACGGGGGAAACTAATTCTAGTCATGAAGCAACGGAACAGGAGAATCCATCAGCAATGTCTAAGACTTCTACAATAGATGGTAAGGCTCATATTGGAACTGCCTATAAATCTAAGGTTGGTGAAAAAGTTGATGTGTCTATCTTTAGCTCATCATCTAACCTTGATCCAACCTACAAGCCAGTTACGGCTACACCAAATGGATCAGTTGCTAAACCTCCCTTGTTTATATCTGAGAATAAAGTGGTTTCGTCAAGAGAGTTCACAGCTCCTAGTTCTCCACCGAAGGAGATAACCAAATCAGGTCCTACATTTGGGTTGGAAAAAGTTGTATCATCAAAGGATCGTGCTGCTGATGCTCCAATGGTGGAATTTGGCTCcaataaaaatgtaaacaaGGTTCTTCCCGTGCCATTCACTGCTTCATCATCCATTGGTGCTGAACCATCTTTTCTGAAATTCAGTGCTTCTTTTTCAAACCTGGGAAGTTCAATCAG CACAAATACTGTTGCTGGTACAACTGATTCGATGCCAAAAGTTCGTGAATCTGATAATGGTAATGCTGAGAGTACTAATGATACTGAATCTTCTGTTAAGGCATCAGAACTTGCTAGCTCATCTGCAGCATCAACATCATTTTTGACATCATCCAAGAGTATAGTCAATTTTGGGCACAATTCAAATCAAAATAATGGGTCTCTTGCAAGCCCTTCGTTCTCTTCTTTTCCACCCCCTGTATCTGGTAATTTTACCAGTCCGAATATATTCAGTAGTTTACCTGCTGTTCAAAGCAGTGCCATTAACATGGCAGATTCTAATGGCAGTAGCATGGCAAGTATGACGACTGGCAAAATGGCATCAAGTAATAGCAGTTCTTCTACCCCAGTGGTGGCATCTTCATATCCGACAACTTCTGTTTTCAAATTTGGATCCTCTCCTGTCCCATCAACAAGCTTACCTCTATCATCTTCTGGTTTAGAGCCGCTGGAAACTAAAAGAAGTCAGGATGCAGGAGCTGGTAGTCTTAGCTGCACTGCCTTTGGTAGCTCATCTGCAGGGATTGGTAATTTTGGCTTCATCTCTTCGGCAACTAAAACTGTAAATAGCCTCTCGAGATCTGTTGTTGGTGCTAGTAGTGGTTCTGTGCATAGTGCCCAGGCTTCTACCACCATTGGGTTAGAAGCCTGTACTCAGACCCAGTCAGTTCCATTTGGTTCATCTGCATCTTCCCCGTCATATGGGTTAACTGGGAACACAACTTTTTCTTTGAGTAGTTTTTCATCTCCTTCATCCAgcccttctttttcttctgggAGTTCGTTATTTTCCTCTAGTCCTGCCATAAATGTCATGAATTCTGGCACAACTTTTGGACTTAGCACCTCGGCTTCCTCTTCAGCAGTAAACTCCCTTAGCTCCAATACCAGTACAAGTTCTACTTTATTTGGGTCTAGTTGGCAGCCCAGCAAGTCTCCATTTGGTTCCACATTTAATTCGTCATCTTTGTCTTCATCTGGACTTTCCCTTGGAACATCCACCGCTTCTGTCAGTTCACCAACAATGTTTTTATCGACCTCCAGTGCATCAACTCCTCAATTTTCATTCACTTCAGCTGCAGCATCTATCTCAACACAACATGCTTTTGGAAGTCCTACTCCCGCCTTTGCATTTGGCTCAGCTCCTGTTAATAATCAGAAGATGAGTATGGAAGATGGTATGGCTGAGGATACAGTTCAAGCAACAACACCTGCCACTTCTGTATTTCGTCAGCAACCTGGCCCACTTCAATCAAATTTTGTATTTGGTGCATCAACTCCACCGGCAGCCAGTTCTTTCCAGTTTGGTAGTCAACAGAATATTGCTCTGCAGAACCCTTCTTTTCAGACTTCTGGCAGTGTAGGTGGGAGTTTCTCATTGGGCACAGGTGGTGGTGACAAATCTGGTCGAAGAATTGTGAAAGCTAAACACAAACAGCGAAAGAAGTAG
- the LOC108342995 gene encoding nuclear pore complex protein NUP1 isoform X3, whose amino-acid sequence MRSRTVDAPVREEEKGTGVVPSEPVVQSGQKECPKTLAIENGIENTVVVTPRVISSFPIEDVASPAELAKSYMGSRHSKVSSSVLGVQTSALWEDPTLVNREKFSLKSPIMTIVPRTTKYAAVHENGFMTSRSRGRSAIYNMARTPYARIYPTSRLKGGDHAVEDEPSFSSQSAFNHDVLSGSKTGAVKRRSSVLDNDIGSVGPVRRTRQKSNLLYSKGSSSLISGSSLSVDRNQMVVNASQQGSSMQKPILLDEVKHSHMKLSKENVDGTIPSLSSPPLPSKSSEMASKIMQQLDKLVSPKEKSSESRLTIVNDNPPTKLSPSMLRGQALQSMETVDSSKLLNNMHGNNLDGPFGNLSGSAQNQKLNSQRDKVENGPLKLVAPTDGLLPLITTEDATKTSNKVLSTAKSGDSFMIKSVSDLPRKKRAFHMSAHEDFLDLDDDDYPNGAVSSFSLLEKEMTSSTAVTGETNSSHEATEQENPSAMSKTSTIDGKAHIGTAYKSKVGEKVDVSIFSSSSNLDPTYKPVTATPNGSVAKPPLFISENKVVSSREFTAPSSPPKEITKSGPTFGLEKVVSSKDRAADAPMVEFGSNKNVNKVLPVPFTASSSIGAEPSFLKFSASFSNLGSSISTNTVAGTTDSMPKVRESDNGNAESTNDTESSVKASELASSSAASTSFLTSSKSIVNFGHNSNQNNGSLASPSFSSFPPPVSGNFTSPNIFSSLPAVQSSAINMADSNGSSMASMTTGKMASSNSSSSTPVVASSYPTTSVFKFGSSPVPSTSLPLSSSGLEPLETKRSQDAGAGSLSCTAFGSSSAGIGNFGFISSATKTVNSLSRSVVGASSGSVHSAQASTTIGLEACTQTQSVPFGSSASSPSYGLTGNTTFSLSSFSSPSSSPSFSSGSSLFSSSPAINVMNSGTTFGLSTSASSSAVNSLSSNTSTSSTLFGSSWQPSKSPFGSTFNSSSLSSSGLSLGTSTASVSSPTMFLSTSSASTPQFSFTSAAASISTQHAFGSPTPAFAFGSAPVNNQKMSMEDGMAEDTVQATTPATSVFRQQPGPLQSNFVFGASTPPAASSFQFGSQQNIALQNPSFQTSGSVGGSFSLGTGGGDKSGRRIVKAKHKQRKK is encoded by the exons ATGCGTTCAAGAACTGTGGATGCACctgttagggaagaagaaaaggggACAGGCGTGGTTCCCTCAGAACCAGTGGTGCAAAGTGGACAAAAGGAGTGTCCCAAAACACTGGCAATAGAAAATGGGATTGAAAATACTGTTGTTGTAACCCCACGTGTTATTTCAAGT TTTCCTATTGAAGATGTTGCTTCACCTGCGGAGCTTGCAAAGTCTTACATGGGTAGCAGGCATTCCAAAGTATCCTCTTCAGTTTTAGGTGTTCAAACATCTGCACTCTGGGAGGATCCAACTCTTGTAAACAGGGAAAAGTTTTCTCTTAAATCCCCTATTATGACCATTGTGCCTAGGACTACTAAATATGCTGCAGTTCATGAAAATGGTTTTATGACCTCAAGATCTCGTGGAAGATCTGCAATATATAATATGGCTCGAACACCATATGCCAGAATTTATCCAACATCCAGACTAAAG GGTGGTGACCATGCTGTTGAAGATGAGCCATCATTTTCAAGTCAGTCTGCATTTAATCATGATGTGCTTTCTGGATCTAAAACAGGG GCAGTAAAACGTAGAAGTTCAGTTTTGGATAATGATATAGGATCTGTTGGTCCTGTTCGCAGAACTCGCCAGAAGTCTAATCTTCTATATTCAAAAGGCTCGAGCTCACTTATTTCTGGTAGCTCTTTGTCTGTGGATAGGAATCAAATGGTTGTGAATGCTTCACAGCAAGGGTCTTCCATGCAGAAGCCTATTCTGCTGGATGAAGTTAAGCATAGCCATATGAAATTATCCAAGGAAAATGTGGATGGCACTATACCTAGTTTGAGCTCTCCCCCTTTGCCCTCAAAATCAAGTGAAATGGCTTCAAAAATAATGCAGCAACTAGATAAGTTGGTTTCTCCAAAAGAGAAATCATCTGAATCAAGGCTAACAATTGTGAATGATAATCCACCAACAAAGTTGTCGCCTTCCATGCTACGTGGACAGGCTCTTCAAAGCATGGAAACGGTAGATTCATCAAAATTGCTGAACAATATGCATGGTAATAACTTAGATGGCCCATTTGGAAATTTGTCAGGTAGTGCTCAGAATCAGAAGTTAAATTCTCAAAGAGACAAGGTTGAAAATGGTCCATTGAAGCTTGTTGCTCCTACCGATGGATTACTTCCACTCATAACAACTGAAGATGCTACAAAAACAAGTAATAAAGTCTTGTCTACTGCAAAATCTGGGGattcttttatgataaaatCTGTTTCTGATCTGCCACGAAAGAAGAGGGCATTCCATATGAGTGCCCATGAG GATTTTCTGGATCTGGACGATGATGATTATCCAAATGGAGCAgtctcttccttttctcttcttgaGAAAGAAATGACAAGCTCCACTGCTGTGACGGGGGAAACTAATTCTAGTCATGAAGCAACGGAACAGGAGAATCCATCAGCAATGTCTAAGACTTCTACAATAGATGGTAAGGCTCATATTGGAACTGCCTATAAATCTAAGGTTGGTGAAAAAGTTGATGTGTCTATCTTTAGCTCATCATCTAACCTTGATCCAACCTACAAGCCAGTTACGGCTACACCAAATGGATCAGTTGCTAAACCTCCCTTGTTTATATCTGAGAATAAAGTGGTTTCGTCAAGAGAGTTCACAGCTCCTAGTTCTCCACCGAAGGAGATAACCAAATCAGGTCCTACATTTGGGTTGGAAAAAGTTGTATCATCAAAGGATCGTGCTGCTGATGCTCCAATGGTGGAATTTGGCTCcaataaaaatgtaaacaaGGTTCTTCCCGTGCCATTCACTGCTTCATCATCCATTGGTGCTGAACCATCTTTTCTGAAATTCAGTGCTTCTTTTTCAAACCTGGGAAGTTCAATCAG CACAAATACTGTTGCTGGTACAACTGATTCGATGCCAAAAGTTCGTGAATCTGATAATGGTAATGCTGAGAGTACTAATGATACTGAATCTTCTGTTAAGGCATCAGAACTTGCTAGCTCATCTGCAGCATCAACATCATTTTTGACATCATCCAAGAGTATAGTCAATTTTGGGCACAATTCAAATCAAAATAATGGGTCTCTTGCAAGCCCTTCGTTCTCTTCTTTTCCACCCCCTGTATCTGGTAATTTTACCAGTCCGAATATATTCAGTAGTTTACCTGCTGTTCAAAGCAGTGCCATTAACATGGCAGATTCTAATGGCAGTAGCATGGCAAGTATGACGACTGGCAAAATGGCATCAAGTAATAGCAGTTCTTCTACCCCAGTGGTGGCATCTTCATATCCGACAACTTCTGTTTTCAAATTTGGATCCTCTCCTGTCCCATCAACAAGCTTACCTCTATCATCTTCTGGTTTAGAGCCGCTGGAAACTAAAAGAAGTCAGGATGCAGGAGCTGGTAGTCTTAGCTGCACTGCCTTTGGTAGCTCATCTGCAGGGATTGGTAATTTTGGCTTCATCTCTTCGGCAACTAAAACTGTAAATAGCCTCTCGAGATCTGTTGTTGGTGCTAGTAGTGGTTCTGTGCATAGTGCCCAGGCTTCTACCACCATTGGGTTAGAAGCCTGTACTCAGACCCAGTCAGTTCCATTTGGTTCATCTGCATCTTCCCCGTCATATGGGTTAACTGGGAACACAACTTTTTCTTTGAGTAGTTTTTCATCTCCTTCATCCAgcccttctttttcttctgggAGTTCGTTATTTTCCTCTAGTCCTGCCATAAATGTCATGAATTCTGGCACAACTTTTGGACTTAGCACCTCGGCTTCCTCTTCAGCAGTAAACTCCCTTAGCTCCAATACCAGTACAAGTTCTACTTTATTTGGGTCTAGTTGGCAGCCCAGCAAGTCTCCATTTGGTTCCACATTTAATTCGTCATCTTTGTCTTCATCTGGACTTTCCCTTGGAACATCCACCGCTTCTGTCAGTTCACCAACAATGTTTTTATCGACCTCCAGTGCATCAACTCCTCAATTTTCATTCACTTCAGCTGCAGCATCTATCTCAACACAACATGCTTTTGGAAGTCCTACTCCCGCCTTTGCATTTGGCTCAGCTCCTGTTAATAATCAGAAGATGAGTATGGAAGATGGTATGGCTGAGGATACAGTTCAAGCAACAACACCTGCCACTTCTGTATTTCGTCAGCAACCTGGCCCACTTCAATCAAATTTTGTATTTGGTGCATCAACTCCACCGGCAGCCAGTTCTTTCCAGTTTGGTAGTCAACAGAATATTGCTCTGCAGAACCCTTCTTTTCAGACTTCTGGCAGTGTAGGTGGGAGTTTCTCATTGGGCACAGGTGGTGGTGACAAATCTGGTCGAAGAATTGTGAAAGCTAAACACAAACAGCGAAAGAAGTAG